The Tachysurus fulvidraco isolate hzauxx_2018 chromosome 26, HZAU_PFXX_2.0, whole genome shotgun sequence genome segment ATGCAGAACTCCAAATGCCAAAAGGAACCAAAATCAGGAACTGAAGCTCAACTTCCTTACCATGAACGGCAAACACGTTGCAGGGCAGAGGTCCATGGCGTGACGAATCCCTCTTCCCACCGCTCTTGATGAAGTTCAGAGCAGGCAGACTCGGCCTCCGTTGGTCGCCAACAAACTTCCCTGGCTGCTGCCCCATAAGGGCAGGATGCCAGGCCGAAGCCGGGAATCACAATCGATTACGATCGTGATATCACAGCGATGGATCGAAATAGACTCAAAGGGAGCCTCTCTGTAGTGAAGACCACTTCAAGGAGCACACTTTCTGTCAGTGTGGCCTCCAAATCCCAAATCCCAAATCGTGTCTCTTTTCCCTGTCCAGCACAGCGACAAGGCTGACACGGATCGTCGCCGGTTGCGTTATTTGTGTCATGAATCGAGTAGCTGagaggtgctttttttttcttcaaacgttaacacacacaggtggaCGAGAAGTAATTTGTACAATCAAATCATCTCGATACGGAATACGGTTACAGAAAGAGGACGTAAAACTACATTCTGTGTTTAGAAACGACGGCTCGAACAACAGCATTCCTCAAAAACGATCAAGCTTAAAAACTAAAATGACACGTTTAAAGCATCCAGGTGCCCAGTAGTGCATAAGGCATGTATAACAACCTGGTAAAGAAGCATCATTTCTGTCAAGCTTGATTAATGATTTAACCTGAGAACATTTAGTTAATAATAAAGGAAACTACATCGACGATTTGGATTTGGTTACTGTCAGTACAAAATGTACTGAAAATTGCATCAATCTAAGAAAAGTAGTGTATTCTTGTGTTACGGAAATAGATAAGAGTCTATACTTAAATTggcatttaaatttttttttaaatataatataaatacaaccACTAAACGATTACAAGCcgaggattttattttatttgtttgtaaccTAATAAAATGAAAGGAATGTTATCAGTTCACACTGAACATTAGTGCAGGTCAACATCAACAATGTTGttagaataataattaataataataataataatgaattgttTGTGCAAATTATAAACGTATAAGTCAAAGTGTCTACCTGCTCTGCTATAACTGTAACGTTATATAACTTGACATATCAGTACTCACCTAATAAAAGTtacagtttaatgtttaaaggtgTTTTAGCATCGACTAGCTAACAGGACCTCGCCTCAGCTTCACTCGTTAGTTAGCTAGTCAACAACAGCTAGTTAACTTAGTTGGCAAGTTTTCCAAACGAGTCGTGAGCACAATAAACTAAGACTGAAGTCATCCCGAGCTCATTGTTAACACGtttcacacacttcacatgACAAAGTCCTCGTCTTTGACTTCCGTATCCAAGCTTTTCTCCCTCCTGGGGCTCCAGATAACGTTACACCCGGACCTGAGGCACTTCAGCTCAGCTACTCAACCTGACTTTTATCCAGTTTACTAAAGTGCTGACAGGTTGTTTTACTAAACAAACCATCCGTAGCGGTGAGACTCACTTCCCTAATATAAACCCCGTTAATGATTTTCACTATCTCTTAGTGTTGAATGTGTTTTGAGGGCTAAAGAACTACCGAGTAGTCGTCGACGCAGGGGCCGCCATATTTCCATACGCAAGGTGGGCTGGTTCCTAAGGAGATTTGCGTCTGACGTCATGACGTCCGTTTCTTCCGTCAACAAAAACGATAACATAACATAGCAATGAAATACGCGATGATAGAGTTCAATAGAATTGATGATAGAATTTGTTAAcgtgaacatttttatttatttatttatctatttatttatttagttttgccAACAGGAATTTACACGAACCACACAGTtacaacagtaaaaaaaaaaatacacaatgacaaatatttaatattaataattaataagaatattaataatgagAAATGAGAATCCCTAGggaatgtaataataaagctttctttttaatttattaataagaaatatttaataattatcattttatttaataataagaaattaaataagaaagtttttatataaagtaaataataaatgtattattatttactttatatatatataattaaaactaatttaataatactaatgattttattatataataacaaattaggaaataatttataaattaaataataaattacattatatatatatatatatatatatatatatatatatatatatatatatatatatatatacagacaagatattacaaataaaataaaaaatgttttgtattcaATAGAGTTTATATTAGAATTTGTTAACGTGAACACTAGTATTGTAGTGACTATTGTACTTCTAAATAAACGCATATTTTATGTCACACGGTATTTTGTGATCGACATTGTTTAACTAGTGTTATGGATGTTTGGGCAATTTATTTTGTGAACTGTGAATTGttaccactagagggcagtcgTACTAGCAGGCTAAAGTAAACACTGCCCCCTTGTGGGTGTTTGCTGTTCTTTCGTCTATGCGTAAAAACACTGTGTATCTTTCTCCATCTCATAAAGTAAAAAAGGCATAAAAACcaaatataactatataaatcACATTATTAATCATATAACTATTGCATACAACTATTGCAAAATCCTGTGTAAAGTGACAATGCGACTAGTGATGGATAATTTTCGACACATGGTggagaaaatgtttttatactCAGTGTTTTTTCACATAACTTTGACCATAGAAGGCCTAAAGTTGTTGAAGGAATGAATATGGATGAATGTAGTTAGTCCCCAGGATTCCCTTTATGTGCCATAGAGAGATAAATATAGAAGAATTTTTGGTATTAATGCCAGTGAAATAAAATTACTACTATTTTATTCAGAAAGCATCATTTAATAAATGCCAATTTATCTTTCTTTGTACAGCTTAAAAACAAACCATAATACATAATAAGTTATAAAAGGTTACAACACTCCCGTAATAATGTAGGAAATCACATTCAAGATTCACAAAAAATCAGTCTAAATGAATCGTGACTGATAGTTTACATTGGTGAAAAACCTGCAAACAAATCAAtaccgaaaaaaaaaacaactaaacatTGAACATTACATGACACTTTAAATGTTTGAATATTCTGCATCAAATATAGtattttatgaacatttatCCCTTTGTATGTCACTGTAAAGTTTGGGAAATGGTTATGCCCTTACTATTTACTAGGATTTTAAAGATACTACTAGGAATAATAGAGGATATTACTGCAGTAGATTTGATTTAATCTGTCTActgcatgtgtgttcatgtcttgGTGTGGAGAATTTGTGCAATTACTACAGCCAAAAATGTCGACATGCCTATACTGTGAAAAGAAGGAAAGTTTTAATTCCATCCATCAACATAATACATACGTGACATTTTTGTAGAACGTGCTAATGAATTCTCCAAATAAATCAGCATAAAGGAAGATGTTAATGAGGTTAAGAAGTgccattaattttatttttttttaattactgaaGGTTCGTGTAATGttatataatctaataatataaaaatataacaaacacaTGTTAATTAAATAAGTCTTAATTTCATGTCTGTAGACATTCAACAAAAAAGGTTTTCCAGGATTTACTTCTAAATGCGATTGGATCGTTTCTTAGCAGAACTTTATATCATAATACATATTGTTTATCATAGAAACGTCCTTAGTATCGTCCCTTGTGCGAAAAAGAGGAAGATTAAACTATATAAATTTAGATTAGGGTGGTTGTTTTAAACTTCATGTCATTTTGGCacacattttgaaatatttattgatCAAGTCTACACCTGCCCTTTGACACTCATGATAAAGTTTTGAAGTAATCGAGTTCTGTTCATAGTACAGAGGAAACATGTCAAAGTTATTATCGGGGACAGATATGTTACAGATTCACAGGACAGACACTGGTTGGACATTACTAGAGTTTTCCTTCAATCAGTTTAGgcaacattaataaaaaaaataaaataaaaaaataaaaaaacctgtaCAAGGTGTACAAAGTGTCCCAGAGCTCGTCTCTATACATATGGGACATTAATCTCTATACATATGGGACACGTGTAACTGCATTTTGAATCTGTTTCTTTATATGATCTCTGTGCTGTTCTTAAAAAGCTatctggggaaaaaacaaaaaaaaaatatctataaacTATGTATGCAAGTATGAAAAATTTTGGAAGAcatttttgcataaaaaaaaaagtttttaatttcactttgGTATTGAGACCTTTGGGACTGTGAGCTGTATCTCAGAAAGAATCTCAGAAACAGGACACTATTTGTATAACCAGAGATAAAACAATACATGTGCCTTGACATATAAACATCAATGCAgttcctgttcttttttttttttactcgggAAGTTTAAATTTTAACACTGGTACAGATCCTTTTTGTTAGATCTCCTATCACAGTCCTCATTGTTGACCACGAGCATTTTAACCCTCTTGGTCTAGAAGTCGTTGCCTTGTCTCCATCACGATTTCGTCGGTGATCTCAGGTTTCAAGATGTCTTTGATCTGCAAAAAAGACGGTCATCTGATGAATCGAAATTAtgatttaaatagaaataatggcTAGAAATTCTCATTAAAGTGCATCATGAGGTGGATACGATAGTCATATTGGTCATCTGTATAAACTCATAGTACCTGGTGTGTCATTGAGGACTCATAGCAGTAGAGAATGCTAGTGTCATAAAGCAGAACTTTGTGAGCTGCCAGAGCCAGTAAACAGTTCCTCAGTCTAGAAATGACTTCCCGGTCTGGGAGAGGAATGGGCTGGAAACCAGATAGGAAAAAAAGTGAGCACGTTCAATCAGtgattaaattacacaaatcTATGTTTAAACAGTTTCACAATTACAACCAACATTGTCCTCACCGCCAGGCTCGTGTAATACCCTCCTGCCTCCTCATCCTGATGCCCTGGTGTGGGGTAAATCCAAATATAACCATTGTTCCCTAGTATTATGGACGCTCCACATGTCAGATTGTGGAAATGGGTTTTCTGTCTCTTGATGAGCGAGGGTGAGACTTGCACAAACACGCCCTGACCCAGCTAAACAAGACATAAAAACATGCGAAAGTTTTTAAGATGCATCCCAAATCGCACACTTATGCACTATTCTATACCATTTTGTAGTAACCGGTGTGTTCACACAGAAAGTCCAGCAAGAGCAAGAGCACAAGGACGAGAATAATGcgctttttttaaacagagaaaaaagaaataaaaattgtagCTTCGTTCATCTAGCGCAAGAAGGGGCGGAGCTACCAGGTGCTGTGTAATGAGcaaacaatgataataataataataaaaaaatcataaaagacATCATAATGTCTTTTTTAACGTAACCTAAGCTGTGcgatttattaacatttttaatattcagTATTCTGCTAAATCGTGCGACATCACATTATGAGCTTGAGGTCACacttccaataaaaaaaaaacactagtcttcttatacactatacagtagaGTATTTAGTGCATAGTGTACAGTAGGGGTGTAGTACGGTATTTAGGATGCAGCTTTATTGAAACACTAAGAACACAGGAAATGCCTGCTTCAAGCAAATATGGATATGAAAAGTATCTTTTTACCAAACTAATGCATTATGTAATGTTTTTCCGACCTACCTTGCCGTATTTTAAGCTGCGTGTATGAAGAGACAGGGCTCCATCTGAAAAGACAGACTGCACCTCTGCCTTGAAGAAGTCAAGGAAGTTAATAGGATGATGAGCAAAGTTAAAAGCGTCATTCACTTATACGGATTTATATATGCACGTGTAGTGTTCGTCAGGATACACTGATAAGATCCCCTTCTTGAAGATAGACTCTCATGGTAAGTTCGTCCTCTGCTGATCGCCTCCTCTGAAATAGTAACGTTTAATATGAAGGTTTAACAGAAATCGTACACATCCTGGATGACCGGAGTGTAACGTTCAATCGCAGGTCCTTACATCAAAATACTCACAGTATCTACAAAAGTATATTGCAACGTTCATTACTTTATACCACCGCTGCTGAATCCTcggctctgattggtcagaagatacGGTTGTACTGATTTATTTAGTAATGTTGGCTCCaatgtgtaatatatttatatttaaggtATTCggtagacgcccttatccagagcaaattatctaattttatacaactgaccatttaaagggggggggggggggcacggtggcttagtgggtagcacgttcgagtcacacctccagggtcggggttcgattcccacctccgccttgtgtgtgtggagtttgcatgttctccccgtgcctcgggggtttcctccgggtactccggtttcctcccccagtccaaagacatgcatggtaggttgattggcatctctggaaaattgtccgtagtgtgtgattgcgtgagtgaatgagagtgtgtgtgtgccctgtgatgggttggcactccatccagggtgtatcctgccttgatgcccgatgacacctgagataggcacaggctccccgtgacagttcggataagcggtagaaaatgagtgagtgaccatttaaggttaagggcctcactgaggggcccagcagtggcagcttggtgcacttgggatttaaactccaacaccttaaccagtaaGTTACCACATTCCCCCATATAGTAACATTACTTTAGCATTTCTTTACAGAAATTAggatagaaaagaaaacacagataTTCACAAGTAGGTTCTGAGGTTCAAGTTTCCCATGAGTAGTCATGTATTTAGTATTTACAGAAGTTGCCAGTACTGACATAGTAAAGTCAGCACATCCTGTAGTTACTCTTTACTTACCAGCTCTCCTCCAGGAAGGTTGACGGAAGACAGAAGCAATATTGAGTCCAGCCGAGAGTTCGTCTCCACTTTCCAGCGTTTCTGCTGTACCTACAGTCAAAGAGTCACATGAAAACATCCTTATTCAGGTGCTTAAATAGTCTATCACTGGCAATGCAAATCATGCTTCTACATCATAAACATTCGCAAACCTCAGTGATCCGACCAACGACCACATCGCCGACTTCACCgttgaatctaaaaaaaaaaaaaaaaagaagagtacATTATGATAAATTCAACATAATGTCGTCGGGTCAATCTCAGAGAAAAGGAAGTCTAACGAATGTAAAATTCTGACCTCGTCTTCAGCGGCCTGACGCAGATGAGTTTGTTGACTCTTTCAACCTCACCAGCCACAGAAGCGGTGAGTTTTTCATCGTCCATGTACGTACCATGGCCTctgaagaacaaaaataaaaaggggaAAAATGTATGATCTTGATGATTTTGAgaaaatcaggaaaaaaaatctatttggaGAGTTTAGATacgagacacacagacacatggacagacagacagcaaaaATAATCCTGAAGTACAgaactgaaaacaaacacaatagaTACGGCAAGAATAGATTATttttgctgtctgtctgtccatgtgtctgtgtgtctcttatCTAAACTCtccaaatagattttttttcctgattttcTGATACAGATTTGAGATTAATTGTGTGCCGTTTAATTGTGAACCGATCTGATCCAAAACACTGGTTTTGTGCATCAAGGGCCACAATGAAAAAAGTCTAAACACTCTTGGTCCACTTTCTATTTACAACTTGAGCACCTGATGAAAAATACCATGTGTAAACAAGGTCACAgagttgagtgcaaaagtttgcacacccttaATTGAAAATTAGAAAAGTGAAGCATGACATGAACCTGGGGTTGTGTTTTCTAGACGAAATGTCTTATTCAGGTACGTAAAGAAACGAAgactagaaagaaagaaagaaagaaagaaagaaagaaagaaagaaagaaagaaagaaagaagtgtatataaaaaatgataGAGGAAGTTACGATGCACAACGaatgtacaataaaaaagtataaatccAAACAAATAAGTATAAGTTGTTCAGACATGACGCTTATTAGGATGACAGATCttttagtaaacaaacaaaGTTAGCATAAACACTAGCCTAGCATCAGGCTAAGCTTCATTCATTAAGTGATGCCGCTGTAGTGAACtttactacacaacactacacgcTCTTATTTACCTCATAAACCCGGTGTCTGATGTGATCACATCCCCCGGAACAACCAAATGCTGAACGTCCGAACTGGAATGAGAAGCCGGCAGAGACGTTTCTCTTCTCACAGGCAATCTCATCTCCATCGCCATGCCTGAACCATGTGAACTTACACTAAAATGGCCGAGTTTTCTATCACAAATACCGCCATCTATGTGCTGTGAGATCTGTCTAAGGTGGCCAGATTGGGAGAAAACCATGTCACACGCATGAGTTAGTGCTTTGagttttcaagtcaagtcaagtcaagtcaagaagcttttattgtcatttcaaccctatacagctgttgcagtacacagtgaaatgagacaaagtttctccaggatcatggtgctacataaaacacagacagagctaTAAAGACTTAGTAAGAattcctagatacataaagtgcatctctgtgacctggtgtaaacagtgcaggacaagacaaacaagaaaaagacagataagacaaaaagacaatgcgggacaaaaaatacaagacatcacacaaaagGCAAAACACAGTACAATAAGCAAAATCagcgccgaccagtgtaaatactgtacgtTCAGTCAATATTAAGTGTGCAgaaatacattaaaacacattatagcagcagttgcatgaggtgttgtaaagtattgtgcaaaacagcaaaaacaggGTGCTAAACAGTATGCACACAGTTTGATGGCTATGTAATGGAAGAGTGtttttggtgtaggtctgtgcagtccatacagttggtgtgtgtgtgtgtgtgtgtgtgtgtgtgtgtgtgtgtgtgtgtgtgtgtgtgtgtgtgtgtgtgtgtgtgtgtgtgtgtgcgtgcgtgtgtgtgtgtgtgcgtgcgtgtgtgtgtgtgtgtgtgttgtgctcagtacagttcagttattaagtagtctgatggcttgtggaaagaatatatgttcatatataatttatttcatatatgtataaaatacattCTCTATACCACCAATAGACACAAATTTATGGTCTTAAACCAACCATTAACTATGATCTACACTGTTTAAATCTGAACAACAATTCCTTTTATTCCTAAACATTCTTAATGCAGTTAAATGCAGTGCATATCGGGGCTCTTTGTTGAGCCAAATAACTTTTTGGGAGTTTTGCTTTTTCAAGGATAGAAGGTTAGAAAATTAGCTTTTCCAATTTTCCACCTTGTCAGGGACAGACATACTGTAGTCATTCGGATGACTGGGACAAGCATAGGCAAAGAGGGGGAAATGCAGTAGAGTCCATTATGTTTTCTCAGACATAGAAGCATCCTATAGAGCATTTCTTAATATTCTTCTATTttaagggcttttttttttttacacttcttGCTTTTTCTATACTTTATGTCTATGCTAAGGCAATAATAGTCATATTTTACATCGGGTCTTCCTCAACTATTGCCATTTAAAAgtcaataacaacaataaaatcaaatcttTTTTCTCTGTCAAATAATCTGTTTACCGGCATGCTGTCCTAAAGTTTTCGCATTGTTTAATTCTTTACTTTTaggtcttttattattttatttttcttgtttattcaGTTCTCTCTCGTGTAGAGCACCTCAATCAAGATCTGTTATTTCTAATTGTGTTCCAGAAATCATTAGTTTCTCTTACACTTACTCCTATAAAGATTACACAGAGCTTAACTAAGCTTGTACATGTTCATTGTAAAGTCCACTAGATGATGCTGTTTGTAATAAGTGTTCATTTTCACTCAgtttttaagttaatctttatttattgttctttttctttatttctctttatttatctcttaattctttattttataatctGCTGATAATATATACCATTTTATACAGCACTAGACCTAATATTTAttagtgctatataaataaagtaattaatttatttaattaattgaattCATTATAAGTCATTCTTGGCAAATCTTACCAGAAAACCTTATCGGATTAGATTAGAGCACATGACTGAGCTCAGTAACAGATTTATGGCATGACTGGCATAAGgtttttagtgtttatattCCTTTGTTGAATAGAAATGATTCTTTATTGATTATTGATTTTCTGGTTTGCTGCTTAAGAGGGCGTGGCGTGCAGCGCAAATCTCATTGGCCCAAATCCCGGAAGTGTACAAGACCTGAGgataaaataatcaacaagTGAGCTCCAGCTTGGAAAAGGCAACATGGAATCTGGTAATACTACAAATGAAGCATCGTCAGAGGCGAAAGATTTCGGCAAAGCTCTTTGCATCATAACAGGTGCGTCTAAAGGCTTCGGAAGATGTCTTGCTAAAGAAATATCAACTCTCCTGAAACCCGGCTCAGTGCTCATCCTGGTTGCCAGATCTGGAGATAAGCTGCGAGAACTGGAGGAGGATTTGTCTACGCAGAGAAGGGACCTGGTTATCCAATGTGTGGTTGCAGATCTGGGAAACAAGGATGGAGTAGAAGGTGTTATAAGAGAAGCAAAAAAGACACCAAGCTCTGATATCGACACCCTTTTTCTGTTTAATAACGCAGGTGAGTAATCTGtaaacacaaacctcacacattaTGAGTTTAACTATATATATTGTAGTTTTTAAGACTGGCCTATGGTTAATTGAATTAAGTCGATCATTTATAGCTACTTATATCAAATAGAAACATCACTTGAAGGTTTATAAGGCAAGAAAATACAGAAgaataactgaaataaataaacacacacacaaacaaacaaaaataaatagtgcTAAAAAAAACTAGTGATAGAAATAAACATTCAAAATGTCTTGAAGTGAGATGTTTGGTTTTaccctttttaaaaaatattttaaaatgaaacaaattgaaagtttaatttaaatgttgCAGTTAGGcgacatttataaaataaaaaaagtataaagaaagtaaaaaaaaacagaccccCAAAATTATTCACATACACATGGATATTTGAAACAGAATTTTATTTagcttgtttattatttgaataaGATTTATATCAATTTCCAAATCTGGCACCATGAGAGAAACTTCAGATGCCCTGAAATGTTGGTTTGTCCTTTATGTTGAACTTTTCATGTAGAATTCAGATCAAAATAATTATGTTGATGCGTTCTGTTTTCTTTCAGCTTCACTTGGTGATGTTTCACGCTATGCTCGAAATTTCACCGACATGGAAGAAGTTAACGATTATCTGTCGATGAACGTGAGCTCAGCATTGTGTTTGACTGCCGGGATCCTGCAGGTGTTTCCAGCTGACATGCATTTGCGTCGCTGTGTGGTGAACGTGAGCTCTCTGTGTGCTCTGCAGCCGTTTCCCTCCTGGGTGCTTTACTGCATGGGTAAAGCAGCACGGGAAATGATGTTCCGTGTGCTGGCCAAGGAAGAGTCTGAGCTCAGAGTTCTCAGCTATGCTCCAGGTAAACAAGCACACATTAGACATCTTATCATCTTGGTAGTGCAGCCAAGTATTTAACTACAATTTGTCAATGTTAAAGTATCTAGAAACTGATGTCAAAGTAACTAGTATAGAAGGTGTAACAACTACTTTCAGTAACAGGTAAAATACCTGAGTTAAGAATGTTAAAGTAAATATGACATGATAATTAAGTTATTTAAGTTTCTTTTGTGTAATTAATTACCAGTAATTTCAAACAAGATATGAAAAAGCAGAACTACCAAACTATCAGTATCGGCCATCTTAAATCATTAGATATCTGTCAGTGCGCATCTCATGCATACCACATGCCTCCTAGGTCCAGCAGTGCACTCCTTACAGTACCTGTGTTAATCTCATTAATTTTTCAGGCCCTCTGGACACAGATATGCAAACCCACGCCAGGTCTAACACAGCAGACGACTGTTTTAGGGCGTCTATCACAGCAATGCACTCTGAGGGCTGCCTGCTGACCTGCGAAGAGTCTGTGGGCAAGCTGATAAAGGTCCTGTTGAAGGATAGCTATGAATCCGGAGCACATCTGGACTTTTACGATTTGTAAATTTGTTACTGGAAGATTTCTCAGAGATGCAGTAATACCACAGACAGATTCAGAAGCTGTTACAGTATCAGCATTTaagtttactttatttatgGAGATGATCTTGTTACAGTagttatatgtatattttcacTTTGGTTGCCATTACCTCAAAATGACATCCTTCATCAGTCATTAACTTTACTTTTAGTATCATACGATCCAAAGTCCATACATtatgtacactttttttttttgacagattttAATAGTAATTTCAGTTTCCTATAAGACCCTGGTCATGTATGACTGAAAAATAATTTGAACAGTATCTTAGCCCAAAACAGCCACAGAGTAAACAAACTTtagaagaactttttttttttttttacttccactCCATAGacaattatctttttttttaaaaaataatcaaacacataatactttattaaatatgaattatatttCTATCTATTGTTATAAATATGCTGGGAACCTAGCTTAGTCTCTTAATGCTAGCAAACCAGGCTTCACAGAATACAGTAATTAGCATGAATAGTTAGTTAGCTTACTAATATAAGCTGACTTGCTCTGTCGACTCTCCTACTGATTCTAACCACAGAATAGTTTCTTTCAGATTTCTTGTCATGCAGTTAAGTTATGTTTTTATCCACAATAACATTACAGacagtaaacacaaacatgcattaTCTTCATATAGGCTAACACAGTTAGTTAgcctaatgttagctagctcactacattcatacagtataaGATCTCTCAGTGGCAAAATTTTCTGCTGGTTTACttacacaatataataaatCAGTTATTCAGTTAGATTCAAAGCACTTTGTGTAAATATACACGTTGTAATAGTTACTGTTAGGTTTGGTCATTTGTTGGTCAACTTCATTAGCTAACCAAGTAAAAAGCAACTGGATTTTCACGGTGCAAAATGAAAAGGAGACCATTTTTATACAACACTAATACTTTTTTGGTATTTATTGGAACACAAAGTACAGTTTTATACAGTCCCAATGCAAAACTGTGGTATCATTGCATCTCTAACCAGACTTTAGCATTCCTAATTCAGCAACAAACTGGCATTAGCATTTCTAATCCTGTCGATCTAATCCGTAGCTGATGTAAGAGTCTTCTGTAATTTAGTGTTGTATTAGTCTGATTTTGTGGTTTGTAATGtcctgaaatg includes the following:
- the exosc2 gene encoding exosome complex component RRP4, whose protein sequence is MAMEMRLPVRRETSLPASHSSSDVQHLVVPGDVITSDTGFMRGHGTYMDDEKLTASVAGEVERVNKLICVRPLKTRFNGEVGDVVVGRITEVQQKRWKVETNSRLDSILLLSSVNLPGGELRRRSAEDELTMRVYLQEGDLISAEVQSVFSDGALSLHTRSLKYGKLGQGVFVQVSPSLIKRQKTHFHNLTCGASIILGNNGYIWIYPTPGHQDEEAGGYYTSLAPIPLPDREVISRLRNCLLALAAHKVLLYDTSILYCYESSMTHQIKDILKPEITDEIVMETRQRLLDQEG
- the spra gene encoding sepiapterin reductase a, which translates into the protein MESGNTTNEASSEAKDFGKALCIITGASKGFGRCLAKEISTLLKPGSVLILVARSGDKLRELEEDLSTQRRDLVIQCVVADLGNKDGVEGVIREAKKTPSSDIDTLFLFNNAASLGDVSRYARNFTDMEEVNDYLSMNVSSALCLTAGILQVFPADMHLRRCVVNVSSLCALQPFPSWVLYCMGKAAREMMFRVLAKEESELRVLSYAPGPLDTDMQTHARSNTADDCFRASITAMHSEGCLLTCEESVGKLIKVLLKDSYESGAHLDFYDL